A single region of the Brassica rapa cultivar Chiifu-401-42 chromosome A03, CAAS_Brap_v3.01, whole genome shotgun sequence genome encodes:
- the LOC117132636 gene encoding glutathione S-transferase T3-like — MDTFSLSSPDFVNLLSSQSSKTVEVGSSDVPKPAGERRKWTTQEDIILISAWLNTSKDPIVSNQQKLGSFWRRIEDYFNASAQLGGFLPREWSQCKQRWGRVNEQVCKFVGSYEAALKEQSSGQNENDVMKSAHDIFFNDHQAKFALEHAWRELRYDQKWRSNSISRDGGKAKMKEAAETVPDSDEARPPGVKACKAAKRKKHGNEAAFDRLQIILEKKQNISKQKILDRLLSKNIATLSEAEVALKDKLVSEML, encoded by the coding sequence ATGGATACGTTTTCACTAAGTTCTCCCGATTTTGTGAACCTATTATCTTCCCAGTCCAGTAAAACCGTAGAAGTAGGGTCGTCTGATGTTCCTAAACCGGCTGGTGAAAGGAGAAAGTGGACGACTCAAGAAGACATTATCCTCATCAGTGCCTGGTTAAACACAAGCAAAGATCCCATAGTTAGTAACCAGCAGAAACTAGGGTCGTTTTGGAGAAGAATAGAGGATTACTTTAATGCAAGCGCTCAGCTAGGTGGCTTTCTACCTAGAGAGTGGAGTCAGTGTAAGCAGAGGTGGGGAAGGGTGAATGAACAAGTGTGTAAATTTGTGGGAAGCTATGAGGCAGCATTGAAGGAGCAATCAAGTGGGCAGAACGAGAACGATGTCATGAAGTCAGCTCATGACATCTTCTTTAACGACCACCAGGCGAAGTTTGCCCTTGAACACGCGTGGAGGGAGCTGAGGTATGATCAGAAGTGGAGATCGAACTCTATATCAAGAGATGGTGGAAAGGCGAAAATGAAGGAAGCTGCGGAGACGGTGCCTGACTCGGATGAGGCTAGGCCTCCTGGCGTTAAGGCTTGCAAAGCAGCCAAACGCAAGAAGCATGGCAATGAAGCTGCATTTGATCGCCTGCAGATCATTCTAGAGAAGAAACAGAATATTTCGAAACAGAAAATACTTGATCGTCTCCTCTCTAAGAACATAGCTACTCTAAGTGAAGCTGAGGTCGCTTTGAAGGACAAACTTGTTTCTGAGATGCTTTAG
- the LOC117132637 gene encoding uncharacterized protein LOC117132637 codes for MTSSESDGVDEAFEDMFDEEFDNIIDSLLDVQTNKPKKRAYIERDREQGHIQLWNDYFHENLTYPPLMFRRRFRMNKPLFLRIVDRLTTEVPYFQQRRNAHGRYGLSPLQKCTAAIRMLAYGQSGDTYDEYLRLGESTALLCLEHFTNGIVQLFGVEYLRTPTPEDLQRLLDIGKKRGFPGMIGSIDCMHWQWKNCPTAWRGQYTRVFDDILQGRAPKVKFKVNNHTYRMAYYLTDGIYPNWSTFIQSIPLPQGPKAELFAQRQESTRKDVERAFGVLQSRFAIVKNPALLWDKEKIGKIMRTCVILHNMIVEDERDGYSLTDTSEFESGESSRGSKVKRRESLHAHNMLGMRNELRDSGKHDRLKADLVENVWQKFSNE; via the exons ATGACATCCTCAGAGTCAGATGGCGTTGATGAAGCCTTTGAAGATATGTTTGACGAAGAATTTGATAATATCATCGACTCCCTACTAGATGTTCAAACCAACAAGCCCAAAAAAAGAGCTTATATTGAAAGAGATCGGGAACAAGGACACATTCAACTATGGAACGACTATTTCCACGAAAATCTCACTTACCCGCCGTTGATGTTTAGGCGgcgttttcgaatgaacaaaCCCTTGTTCCTCCGCATTGTTGATCGCCTTACTACTGAAGTTCCATACTTTCAGCAAAGAAGAAATGCTCACGGCAGGTACGGCCTATCACCACTTCAAAAATGTACTGCAGCTATACGTATGCTCGCATATGGTCAATCTGGAGATACGTATGACGAATATCTTCGACTTGGTGAAAGTACTGCACTTTTATGTTTAGAACATTTCACTAATGGGATAGTACAATTGTTTGGAGTTGAGTATCTAAGAACACCAACACCGGAAGATCTTCAACGATTACTCGACATTGGCAAGAAGCGCGGGTTTCCCGGGATGATAGGCAGCATTGATTGTATGCATTGGCAGTGGAAGAACTGTCCAACGGCTTGGAGAGGCCAATACACCCGTG TTTTTGATGATATACTGCAAGGTCGAGCCCCTAAAGTTAAAttcaaggtcaacaaccacacttaCCGTATGGCGTACTACCTTACTGACGGAATTTATCCGAattggtcaacatttatccaatccatcccaCTTCCTCAAGGTCCTAAAGCTGAGCTATTTGCCCAACGTCAAGAATCCAccagaaaagatgtcgaacgtGCTTTCGGGGTTTTGCAATCGAGGTTTGCAATAGTTAAAAACCCTGCTCTACTATGGGACAAGGAAAAGATAGGGAAAATTATGAGAACTTGTgtcatattgcacaatatgatagtggAGGACGAACGAGACGGATACAGTCTTACTGATACATCTGAGTTCGAGTCAGGAGAGTCAAGCAGAGGTTCGAAGGTCAAAAGGAGAGAAAGTTTGCATGCACATAATATGCTAGGCATGCGCAATGAACTTCGGGATTCAGGAAAACATGATAGGTTGAAAGCTGATTTAGTTGAAAATGTATGGCAAAAATTCAGTAATGAATAA